The stretch of DNA GAACATTTTTGTGTCGAGGCCATAGGAGGGGGCCTGTGCGCTGCCGGTAATGAGTAGTGGCAGCGAGAGCCGCCCGCCGGTGAGGGCGACTCTGGCAATGGGAGAGCCGGCCGCAATTTTTTGGCTCAAGGCCTGGGACAGGTTGAGATTCAGTTTCATGTCGAGCGACTGATCGAGGCCGATCGTCCCGCCGCCTGTGGCCTGAAAATCATGGCTGTCGACGAGGAGTCGTTGGACGGCGATCAGTCCTTGTTTGATCGCAAAGTCGCTTTCGATGGTGGAAAATGCGGTGGCTTTGACGTTGTCGAGGGAAACCCCCACGACTTTGAGTAATACCGAGGCTTGGTGCAAGAGATTGATCCCCTCGATTTTTCCTTCTTTCACGGCCACATGGCCGGTACCCGCGAGGGCCTTGACGAGGTCAGGGTGGGTAAACCCGCGTCCGCTGACTGCCAGCTCGGCGTTGGCCGTTCCGCTCATAGATACCTGATCAGTGCCGACGGCCTGAAGAGCCGGTCCAAGTTGAAGCCCTTGAATCGAGCTCGTGCCAGTGAAGGGGGGAGCTGTCGTCCCCAGGCCGAGCGTTCCCTGCGCGCGGACGAATCCGCCGAAGAGTTGGAGGGAGAGGCTGGTGAGGCGTGCTTCCTGTCCCTTCATTTCGGCCGTGGCCTGCAGGTCTTTGACCTCCACGGGCTTCTTCAGTGTCAGCGCGATTGGCAGATCAGTCGTGTTGATGAGTTTTGAGTTGGCAGTGAATTTCGCCAATCCGCCCAGCACCGATCCTTTGACCTCGATACGCGAACTTCCCATGGCGACGGTCAGGCCCAGGTTCGGAATCTCGGCCAGTTCGAGCGGCGCGGCTCCCTCTTTGGGCGGATACTTGGCACGCAGGCTCACATGCAGGTCTTTGAGCTCGACCGGCTTCGTGAGGGGGACGGCTATCGGAAGATCCGCGGAGTTGATACTGGCGGATGCTGCCGTCAGATTGACCAGGCCTTTGGCAGCCGTGCCTTTCACGTTAATGGCCGACCCGCCCATAACCAGGGTCAGCCCCAGATCGGTCAGATCGATCTGATTGGCGGGTGCGATATCGGGCGACAGAGGATAGAGGGCGTGGAGCGTGAGATGCAGATCTTTGAGCTGTACCGGTTTTGTCAGCGGCAGTGCAATGGGGAGATCTGCCGTATCGATCTGCAAGGCATTGACGGTTGCGTCCAGGTTGCCTCCGACGGCGCGGCCTTTGAGGCCCACCGCCACTTTCCCTAGCGCAAGGGTGAACGCGAACGATTTCACGTCCAGGGTTTCAACGAGTGGCCCAAACGTGCCGTCGAGCTGGACCGGCAGATTGTACGGCTGGACGGTTGCCCCGAGGTGGACGGTGGGGCTTTCATCGAGATGGACCGATGTCAGCAGAAACTCGAGATTATTGACGGTGTACTCGGTCGGTTTTGGAGTGGACTCGTCCCGATACGAAAGTTTCCCTCCGTCGATCGAGACCCGGTCCACCGCGAAGAGTGCCAGGACTTGGAGAGGGCTTCCGGGCGGCTGCGCGGGGGCGTCTGGTTTTGGAGTGGTCGGCGGAGCCGGTGTTCTGGAGCCGAGGGTCGAGACGTTGAGCTGGCCCTGCGCATTCTTCAGCACCGCGATGACCGGGTTGCGCAGGGTGATCTCCTCTACCTCGATTTTGCCTCTGACCAGGGGTAAGAGTTTGACGCCTACGTCCAAGGACGAGAGCGAGGCGAAGGGGCCTGAGCGAAAGGCCGGGTCGTCCTGGACAACGAATCCGCCGACTCGTGCGCCAATGCGTGGCCAGATGGTCAGACGAATATCCTGGAGTTCGACCTTTCGGTTGAGGGCTTCTTCGATTAACGGGCGGTATCGATCCTGATACTTATTCAAATCAATAAGGAAGGGCAATGCGACGATCAGGACGATGAGCAGTAGGATCACGACTCCGATCCCGACCAGAATTTTCATCACGGACCTCCCCTGAAATGGTTCCGCAGTATAGGAATGCGCGCCGGATGGGTCAATGGTGACAGGTTAGGGGGGCGTCCGGCGCCTTGTGGCGCTCACTTGTTGGATTTTCGCCTGTTGGTCTGTGTCCTGCACCCTCGTGGCATCCTATTCGGATGCGGGACCTTACCTTGCCGCACCAAAACCTGCGTGATAAGATGCGACCCCTTGAAGTCGTCCGATCGCGGAGAGGTGCGAGAGTGGACGAATCGACATGCTTGGAAAGCATGCGTCTCGGCAACGGGACCGTGGGTTCGAATCCCACCCTCTCCGCCATCAAGCAGAGCCTTGCAAGATTGAGAAGGCGTGTGAGTTGGAATGGCCATCGCGAACTGATGCGGTGGGATTCGAACGAGGGGGATCGCGGGGGAGACACTCCCCTGCGTGGGGAGACACGAGGGGGCAGGCCCCCTCAGTGGGAGCGCGACTTCGAATGCCCACCCTCTCCGCCATCAAAAATGCCGCGCAAGGTTGAGGGGACCTGTGATCAGTCGTCGCCTCGCCAATCGAGGCAATGGACTAGCTATTGTAACTGTAACGGGGCCGGGCCCTGTGCAACAGAACCCTGTGAACCCCGCCAGGTCCGGAAGGAAGCAACGGTAAGCGGTTCGTTCTGTGTGCCGCAGGATCACCTGGCCCCACTTTCATTGATGACGTCTCTCGCGACACGTCATTCGTGAAGCGTCCATACCATGGACGGTACCATTCACGAGGAATGATCCACGCCCCATGGACTACCAAGTCTCCGCAAGAAAATACCGGCCGGGGACCTTTGACGACGTCATCGGGCAGTCACACGTCGTACAGACGTTGATGAACTCGATCGCGACGAAGCGGATTGCCCATGCCTTTCTCTTTTCCGGTACCCGCGGGGTGGGAAAGACGACGGTCGCCAGGATTCTGGCGAAAGCGCTGAATTGCGAGCAGGGGCCGACCGGAACGCCGTGTAATACGTGTGCGAATTGCCAGGAGATTACGCAGGGCACGTCGGTGGATGTGGTCGAGATCGACGGCGCCTCGAACACCAGCGTGGACGACGTTCGCGAGATTCGCGAGAACGTCAAGTTTACGCCGTTCCGGGGGCAGTATCGGGTCTACATTATCGACGAAGTGCACATGCTTTCCAATTCGGCGTTCAACGCGCTGCTGAAAACGCTGGAAGAGCCCCCCGCCCATGTCGTGTTCATCTTCGCGACGACAGAAATTCATAAGATTCCCGCGACGATCCTGTCACGCTGTCAGCACTACAATTTTCGCCGGATCTCCAAGGCCGAAATCGCACGACGGTTGCGGCATGTCGCCGATCAAGACGGGTTGAGTATCGAAGACCGCAGTCTGCTGGCTCTGGCGCGAGCCAGCGAGGGGAGCATGCGCGACGGGCTCAGTTTACTGGATCAAATTATTGCGTTCGGCGGCAAGACGATTCGCCATGAGGATCTCGAAGCATTGCTCGGCGCGGTCCCGCAAGAACGCATACGAGCCATGGTCGAGGCGGTGATTCAACAGGACAGCGCTAAGGCCCTGCAGGTTATTGCGGCGTTGTTGGATCAAGGGCACGACGTGCGTGCGTACTGCGCCGATCTAGTGGAATACGTGCGGAATATGCTGGTGGCGGCGGTGGTGCCGTCAGGGCCGGAGCTGCGGAGCCTCATCGAAGCGACCGAAGAAGATTTGACGCAACTGGTTCGCGACGCCGGACGGTTCACCGTGGAGCAATTGCAGGACTTGTTTCGGATGTATGCCGCTGCCGAAGACAGCTTGCGAGTCAGTGCCCATCCGCGGTTTGTGCTCGAAACGGCGGCGGTCCGTGCCACCCGGTTATTGAGAAACGCAGAGGTTCAACCGACATCCAGCCGCCCCGGTGTTCAGCCCGAGAGGCCGGTAGCCGATCGCCGGGTGGTGACACCGGCGCCTGCGCAATCTCAGGAGAGGGTGACACCGCCTCAACCGGCCAAACCTGCCGATGCGAAAATCAGTCAGGACAGCATCGCGAAACCGTCTGTTTCTGGCGGGAGCGCCTCGAAGGCCTCCACTGCCGCACGCCCGCGCGAAGTAGCGACTCCGCCTGCACCCCCGCCTGCGGCGTCTTCCTCGGCCCCTATGAATGCTCCGGCTTCTGCTGCGTCGGTTCAGCGCGAGTCCAAGGTGGCTGCTTCTGCCGAGGCCTCGGCCGTTGCGGTGGAGGTGAATTGGGAGCAGTTTCAAGATGCGGTCTCCATGAATCATCCTAATATCGCGCCGTTCCTTGAAATGGGCCGTCTGGTCAAGATTGAGGGCGGGCTGATCACGTTGGGGTTTGCCAAGCAGGCCACTACCGCGCGATCGATGTTGGAGAAAGAGGATAACCTGCAGGCCTTGGCGACGTTGGGAGAGAGTCTTTACGGGTGTGCCGTACGAATTCGGATCGTCGAGGTGGCGGAACAGGATCCAGGGGCCGCCCCTACGATGAAGCAGATCCGGGTTGCAAAGGAGCAGGAACAGCGCCTGATCTTGACGCAACAGGCGAAGGCACATCCCCTTGTGAAACAAGCCCTGGAGATGTTCGGCGGAGAGCTGGCGGAGGTTCGCACGACTGCTCCGGCGCAGGAGGTACAGGAATGAAGAGTCCATTCGGGAATATGTCCAACATCTTGAAGCAAGCGCAGGCCATGCAGGAACAGATGGCGAAGGTGCAGGAGCAGGCCGCGAGCAAGACGGCGTCAGGAACGGCGGGTGGTGGAATTGTGACGGTGACGGTCAACGGGGCGATGGATCTGTTGAGTGTCAAGATCGATCCGGAGGTCGTGAAGGCCGGCGATGTCGAGATGTTGCAAGACTTGGTTGTGGCGGCCGGCAACGATGCGTTGAAAAAGTCACGCGACATGATGGCTGAAGAGATGAAGGCCGTGACGGGCGGGATGAAGATCCCCGGTTTATTTTGATGGCCGGCGGCTGCAGCGATTTGGCGATGTGCCATGAGTGTTGATCAGCAAGGTTTGTTGGCAAAACTTGTGCGCGAGTTGGTGCGCCTGCCAGGGATCGGCCAGAAGAGCGCGCAGCGGCTGGCCTTTCATCTGCTCAAGGCTGAACGAGACGATGCGATGCGCCTTGCCGAAGCGATTCAGGCGATGAAGGAGGGGCTGTCGTTCTGCCGACAATGCCGCAACATTGCCGAAGAGGAACTCTGTGAGTTCTGCCGAGACCCGAAGCGTGATCGCAGTAAAATTCTCGTCATTGAAGAGCCCAGCACCTTGTACGCGATCGAACGTGCCGGCGGCTATCGAGGCTTGTATCACGTGCTGCTCGGGGTGTTGTCCCCGCTGGATGGTGTCGGGCCATCGGATATTCGCGCGGAGGAGTTGTTGGATCGAGTGAAGGCGGGAGGGGTGGAAGAGGTGATCGTGGCGACGAACCCCACGATCGAAGGCGAGGCCACCGCCATCTACCTCACTCGGCTGTTGAAGCCGCATCACGTCCGGGTTTCTCGCATTGCCTATGGCATTCCGGTTGGGATGGACATCGAGTATGCGGACGAAGTGACCCTCGTCAAGTCCATTGAAGGCCGGAGGGATCTCTGAGCATGAGATTCTGGTGAGAGCATGGTGATGCCTTGGCGGAGCCTCGAAGAACGGATTGACCCCGTTGATTTACGGCTGCTATAGTCCAATTTCTGGTTACGCTCTGAAGACAATACCGGCATCTCGATTCCGAGTATTTGATGAAGACGTCCACGAAAAAAGCCACTCCAACCGCCGCTCGGCGAAAGCCATCCAAAGCCAACGGGGTCAAGTATCCCGACATTCTGGCGGACCTCGAAGGGCAACGTGCGGCGATTTTAGCTGAAGCCGGCGTGGTGCTGACGAATCCTACCGGGTTGGAAGTGTTTCCCGATGTGAGTGATCAGGCTTCCGCCGAAGCGGACCAGCATTTCTCGTTCCGTATTCGCGAGCGTGAGCGGAAACTGCTCAAGAAGATTGATGAGGCGCTGGGGCGATTCGTCACGCAGACCTATGGCATTTGCGAAGGTTGTGAGGGCGATATCCCCTACAAGCGCTTGAAAGCACGCCCCGTGACGACCTTGTGTATCGAGTGTAAGACGAGTCAGGAAGAAGCCGAAAAGTCCCCCCGCTGATCTGCCCCGCGTTCCCTACATCGATTCAACGCCGATCAAGCGCCCTGCCCAATTCTACTGGTGCTTGAGTGCTTGCACGCGTTTTTGTGCGAGCGCGGCACGGTCCGTTTCTTCGGGAATGCCTTCTACGAGGGCCAGGTACGTTTCATATTCCGTAATAGCCCGCCTCGGGTTGTCATCCGCGATGGCCTCGGCGACGTTGAAACGGGCAATGGCGTAGTTAGGGCGCATCAATATGGCTTTTTCGAAGGAGGCCAGAGCATTTTTCTTTTCGCCCAGTTTCCAGTACACGGCACCAAGGTTGTTGACGACCTCCGGCGAATTAGGGCGTAAGGCTAAGGAGGCGACGAGTTCGCTTTTGGCCTTTTCTAAGTTGCCGGCCGCTTCCCAGGAGACGCCCAAACGGTGGCGCAGCTCCGCCTGCCAGATTGTCCCGGTGAATCCCGAGGTGCTGGCCTTTTGGTACGCGTCGAGGGCGATGACCTGGTTTTTTGTTCCGCAATAGGCAAGTTGCGCCGTTTGGCCACGGGCGAACTGTTGCAGGGACGCGAAGGGCTCCTTGTCCTCAGCTCCCTGTTTGTCGAGTTGTCGGCCGCCGGTCTGCGTAGATGTCTCGCGGAGGCGGTCGAGAAACTCCTTGCGGTATGGAGAAAATAGTTTCACGTACGGATCGATTGTAAAGGACGCTTCGAGTAGGCGTTGGTCGCCGCGTTCTCCCAATACCAGGTATCGGGTCGTCGTTTTTTCGTCCCCGGTGTCATAGATGGTACTGGATTCCATGTTTTGGCGATCAGCCAACTGTGCCACCGTCAAATAAAACTCGAGACTGGGTTTGAGTTGGGAGAGGGTGTATCGGAGGGTCCTGTAGGGGGCCAGATCGAGTCCGGCGCGATACACGAACAGCATTCCAACCAGCGTTCCGTCCTCGTCAAAAAAATACGATTCATCGCTCTTGGAGTGGCTGTGCTCGGAGGAAATACGGAGTTCTTGCCCGCTGCCCCAGGTTTCGATGTGAGGCGCAACACCGGGATGTACTGCCAGGAATGCTTGCCGTGAATCGCAGAGTTTTGTGGGCCCCATGAGATCGAGATCGCTCTCCGAAGGGGGAAGCGGAGCCCTGGGGGGGGGCGGAGTTTCGCATCCCGTCCAGAGGGCGCAGACTGTGAAGCATAACGGAAGCAGTGAGAGGCGGCGATGCATAGCCGGTTCGAGGCTCGGGTTCAACGTAGAACAGGATTACGGAGGAGAGCATACCTGAATGGTTAGGGAGATGCGACTGGCAGTCGGACGGGCGGGCGATGTCACTTCGCCACCGGGAGGGGCCCGGCCGGCGAAGTGTCGAGCAGTGCTACCGGCGCTGTGAATCGATCATTGAATCTTCGGACGTGTATCCGAAGATGTAAGGCGCGTGTTTGGTAATAGCATACAGCGGGCGGTTTACGGTGTAGTCAACGAGTTGCCCGACCGGATGGAGGATGAATCCAAGCCACCGATAGGGGTTGTCATTGGCCTGTGAGGCAGCCGTAGGGTCGGAATAGACCAACGAGGTACTGTCCATTGCGCTATAAATGCTGAGCGGCGCGTTGTAGTTCTGGTCTTGTGTCGCAGCCTGATTGGTGGTCGAGCAGCCAGTGGTCAGCGCTAATCCTAAGATGATCGTTGCTACAGTCCCGCGCATGCTATGCCTCTCTTTCTTCTGTCGGAACATTCGTAAAGACGAATGTGTGTTCCTTGTGAGAAAAGTCTAGCTCAGGGTGCTGATTCTGTCCAGTGAAGGGAGGCGACCACCCTATGGTCGAGGAAGTCGAGTTCGAATCAAGGTCTCTTGCCTGGAGGGAAGTGCCATAGCCTTGAAAATCATCCACGCTCCACCTTCTCGACCTGTCTTCCTCATTTCTCCCTGGCTTACGACTACTCTATAAGAGTACCCGCTTAACGTCATTGATCAATTATAACAATATCTTAATATCGATAGTATATCGCTAGCAGTATATAAATTTTAATAGGTATGCTGTTAGCAATATAAAACTACTCAATATTATATTCTTTACAGTATGATGTAGCCATGAAGAGAAAGCTGGTCACGATTCTTGACGATATCGCACTGTCACGCCTCACGGTTGAGCCTCCAACAGGGACCAGCCATCGTTCGCCCGGGGACTGGATACGCATTCTTCGCAACTACCTCAGAATGACTCAGAGTGAATTGGCACAACGTGCACATATTACGCAGCCCAACCTGGCTGCAATTGAGTCTGGAAAAGTCGATCCGCAGCTGGGAACGCTCCGGCGGATCTATGAGGGGCTTTCCTGCACGCTCTCTATTGAGCCGCGACCGCAAAAGCCACTTGAAGAAATACTCCGAGGACGGGCACGCACGGTTGCCCTCAAGCGGCTCAAGCAGACAATGGGCACGATGGCGCTTGAACGTCAGGCCCCCGAGGAAGAAGCATTTCGACAGTTGCTCGAAAAGAGCACAGACAACATTTTACGCAGCACGAGGAAACGCATATCAGGGAAGAATGATGGCGGATGAGACGCACCTTGCCGGAGCCACACCGGGAGAGGACACGTCAGGCCTGATAAACCTCTCGCTTGTCACACGAGTTGATCGAAATGCTGCGGAAGCCCAAACTATCAGTCTTGCCTATAACCAGTATATTTTTGAAGCACGAAGAAAAAAGCGCGGGACAACATGGCTCACGGATGATTTTATCCTCGCTGTGCATCGAAGTATGTTTGGCTCTATTTGGGCGTGGGGAGGACAGTATCGCAAAGAACGACTCAATATGGGCTGTGAGCCGCACCTGATTCGAGAGCAACTGAAGTTACTCAGTGACGACTTTCTTGCCTGGGATTCCACCGAGTCACACATGCCAGTCATAGAAGTGGCCGCACGTCTTCAGAATCGGCTGACGAAAATTCATCCATTCAGAAACGGCAATGGGCGGCACGCCAGGCTTGTCACAGATATTTTTCTCCATTCCCGTAAGCACCCCTTACCTCAGTGGCCTCAGATTCACCTCATGGCTCAAGGAGAAGAGGTTCGAGCACGATATATTGGAGCGATGAAGAGGGCGGACCAGGGAGATTTCTCTGGTTTGATCGAGTTTATGGCAAGTTGTTTTCCCTCACCCTCTTAAAGATACATTCGCGTTAAGAGGTGGCACCGGATTCGGGCCCTGTGGTACGCGTGATAGCCTGACTTCACCGAAGCCACCAGCAGGTGGCGAACCAGAGGAGCGAGGCGATTAGGCTGTCCAATCAACCGGGGCCACCTTTCGGGGAAATTCCTGGTCGCCCATAGAATTCTTCGGTGCTAGGTTGGGAATGGTCCGGGCGCTTGAGAAAGGGACATCATGGGCACAGCACTTCGAGTCATTGCATTGTTGTCTAGGAGCAGCACCGTCCAGAAGCGGTCTGCCCCAAGTCGATGGGGTAGCTATCTCTCTGCCGGGATCGGTTTGGTGTTGCTGTCGCTGACATGGGTAGGGGATGGGCTGGCTCAACCGGAGAAACCGGGAACGTTTGATGAGCGCGATACCCGTGTGTTTAAGGCCGTTGCGTGCACCAAGGACAAGAAGCCAGTCGA from Nitrospira sp. encodes:
- a CDS encoding AsmA family protein; the protein is MKILVGIGVVILLLIVLIVALPFLIDLNKYQDRYRPLIEEALNRKVELQDIRLTIWPRIGARVGGFVVQDDPAFRSGPFASLSSLDVGVKLLPLVRGKIEVEEITLRNPVIAVLKNAQGQLNVSTLGSRTPAPPTTPKPDAPAQPPGSPLQVLALFAVDRVSIDGGKLSYRDESTPKPTEYTVNNLEFLLTSVHLDESPTVHLGATVQPYNLPVQLDGTFGPLVETLDVKSFAFTLALGKVAVGLKGRAVGGNLDATVNALQIDTADLPIALPLTKPVQLKDLHLTLHALYPLSPDIAPANQIDLTDLGLTLVMGGSAINVKGTAAKGLVNLTAASASINSADLPIAVPLTKPVELKDLHVSLRAKYPPKEGAAPLELAEIPNLGLTVAMGSSRIEVKGSVLGGLAKFTANSKLINTTDLPIALTLKKPVEVKDLQATAEMKGQEARLTSLSLQLFGGFVRAQGTLGLGTTAPPFTGTSSIQGLQLGPALQAVGTDQVSMSGTANAELAVSGRGFTHPDLVKALAGTGHVAVKEGKIEGINLLHQASVLLKVVGVSLDNVKATAFSTIESDFAIKQGLIAVQRLLVDSHDFQATGGGTIGLDQSLDMKLNLNLSQALSQKIAAGSPIARVALTGGRLSLPLLITGSAQAPSYGLDTKMFAGKVKDQVKEKVKEAVGDLLKGSTKPDDLKQQGKDLLKGLFGR
- the dnaX gene encoding DNA polymerase III subunit gamma/tau; the protein is MDYQVSARKYRPGTFDDVIGQSHVVQTLMNSIATKRIAHAFLFSGTRGVGKTTVARILAKALNCEQGPTGTPCNTCANCQEITQGTSVDVVEIDGASNTSVDDVREIRENVKFTPFRGQYRVYIIDEVHMLSNSAFNALLKTLEEPPAHVVFIFATTEIHKIPATILSRCQHYNFRRISKAEIARRLRHVADQDGLSIEDRSLLALARASEGSMRDGLSLLDQIIAFGGKTIRHEDLEALLGAVPQERIRAMVEAVIQQDSAKALQVIAALLDQGHDVRAYCADLVEYVRNMLVAAVVPSGPELRSLIEATEEDLTQLVRDAGRFTVEQLQDLFRMYAAAEDSLRVSAHPRFVLETAAVRATRLLRNAEVQPTSSRPGVQPERPVADRRVVTPAPAQSQERVTPPQPAKPADAKISQDSIAKPSVSGGSASKASTAARPREVATPPAPPPAASSSAPMNAPASAASVQRESKVAASAEASAVAVEVNWEQFQDAVSMNHPNIAPFLEMGRLVKIEGGLITLGFAKQATTARSMLEKEDNLQALATLGESLYGCAVRIRIVEVAEQDPGAAPTMKQIRVAKEQEQRLILTQQAKAHPLVKQALEMFGGELAEVRTTAPAQEVQE
- a CDS encoding YbaB/EbfC family nucleoid-associated protein, whose amino-acid sequence is MKSPFGNMSNILKQAQAMQEQMAKVQEQAASKTASGTAGGGIVTVTVNGAMDLLSVKIDPEVVKAGDVEMLQDLVVAAGNDALKKSRDMMAEEMKAVTGGMKIPGLF
- the recR gene encoding recombination mediator RecR; translation: MSVDQQGLLAKLVRELVRLPGIGQKSAQRLAFHLLKAERDDAMRLAEAIQAMKEGLSFCRQCRNIAEEELCEFCRDPKRDRSKILVIEEPSTLYAIERAGGYRGLYHVLLGVLSPLDGVGPSDIRAEELLDRVKAGGVEEVIVATNPTIEGEATAIYLTRLLKPHHVRVSRIAYGIPVGMDIEYADEVTLVKSIEGRRDL
- a CDS encoding TraR/DksA C4-type zinc finger protein, whose translation is MKTSTKKATPTAARRKPSKANGVKYPDILADLEGQRAAILAEAGVVLTNPTGLEVFPDVSDQASAEADQHFSFRIRERERKLLKKIDEALGRFVTQTYGICEGCEGDIPYKRLKARPVTTLCIECKTSQEEAEKSPR
- a CDS encoding tetratricopeptide repeat protein, with protein sequence MGPTKLCDSRQAFLAVHPGVAPHIETWGSGQELRISSEHSHSKSDESYFFDEDGTLVGMLFVYRAGLDLAPYRTLRYTLSQLKPSLEFYLTVAQLADRQNMESSTIYDTGDEKTTTRYLVLGERGDQRLLEASFTIDPYVKLFSPYRKEFLDRLRETSTQTGGRQLDKQGAEDKEPFASLQQFARGQTAQLAYCGTKNQVIALDAYQKASTSGFTGTIWQAELRHRLGVSWEAAGNLEKAKSELVASLALRPNSPEVVNNLGAVYWKLGEKKNALASFEKAILMRPNYAIARFNVAEAIADDNPRRAITEYETYLALVEGIPEETDRAALAQKRVQALKHQ
- a CDS encoding helix-turn-helix domain-containing protein, with amino-acid sequence MKRKLVTILDDIALSRLTVEPPTGTSHRSPGDWIRILRNYLRMTQSELAQRAHITQPNLAAIESGKVDPQLGTLRRIYEGLSCTLSIEPRPQKPLEEILRGRARTVALKRLKQTMGTMALERQAPEEEAFRQLLEKSTDNILRSTRKRISGKNDGG
- a CDS encoding mobile mystery protein B — translated: MMADETHLAGATPGEDTSGLINLSLVTRVDRNAAEAQTISLAYNQYIFEARRKKRGTTWLTDDFILAVHRSMFGSIWAWGGQYRKERLNMGCEPHLIREQLKLLSDDFLAWDSTESHMPVIEVAARLQNRLTKIHPFRNGNGRHARLVTDIFLHSRKHPLPQWPQIHLMAQGEEVRARYIGAMKRADQGDFSGLIEFMASCFPSPS